CCCTGGCCCGGACCCTCTGCTAGAACTCGCCAATCCCACGTGTAAGTCCGAGACAGAGACGGCTCTAAGCCTCTAAGGTAGGTCTTTAGGTCGTCCCCTTGTCCCGCTGGCCTGGCTGGCTGGTTCGGGGATCTTTGATTCAATTTCTTAGTCCCGTACTTCGTCTGTACGCCTAGTCCGGGAATGGCGAATTTTCCAAATTGTAAATGGGTCCTCCCCGGTTCGGAGGGGCGTTCCCGCCCTCGCGCGTTGGCGTCAACCTGACGGGTAGATCGTTTTCCATTACTTCAACTCGAGTATCGCCCGTCGTTGATGGTCCTGCCTGGGGCCTTTCCTGTTCTTTGAAGGTCAGGGTTAGCAACATTCCGAGGTTGAAGGAACACCGCACTCCAGTTCACGATGGCTTCTCCGTCCGCATCTgagaagcagcagcagtatGTTCGCAAGAGCCTCGACTCAACATCAGGCGACAGGACCGCCGCTGCGACACCGGACGTCAACATGCTCCGGGACGACAAGCACATCCCCGACGACTCAAGCTTAGGCCGATCGAGTAGAGACGACTCAAGCGACGACAATGGCGACAACCTCGCGCCGCAACAATCCAATGCTTCTTCGGTATGGGCTGTCGACGGCATGTCGTTCCCCCGTGAAGCCATGTTCGTAATTATTTGCTGCATGGCACAATTCTGCACTCGTAAGTTGCTGCCCTCTATCCCCAAACTCCATCTCGTAGCATCGCGTTATCCCTAAGCATGAGAAAACATGAAAATTATGGACTAACCACTTGCACAGAGGCCGCCTACATGGAAACCCTCGTCCTCCTCCACGTCATCGGCGGCTCCTTTCACGTAGACAACCCAGCCCGCCTAGCCTGGCTCGTTGCCGGCTACTCCCTCACCGTCGGCACCTTCATCCTCTTCTCGGGCCGCCTCGGCGACGCCTTTGGCTACAAGCGCATGCTCATCATCGGCTTCGCCTGGTTCTCCCTCTGGTCCCTCATCGCCGGCCTCAGCGTCTACTCAAACTTCACACTCGCCGTCTTCTCACGCGTCCTCCAGGGCATCGGCCCGGCCATCTGCCTCCCCAATGCCCTGGCCTTATTCGGCGCCGCCTACCCGCCGGGTCACCGCAAGGCCATGGTTTTCTCTTTCTTCGGCGCCGTCGCGCCCATGGGCGGCGTCGTCGGAGCCGCCATCGCCTGCACGCTCGAGCTCGAGTGGTGGCCTTGGGCACTCTGGGCCCTCTCCATCTGGCTCGCGATCCTGGCCGTCGCGGGCTACTTCATCATCCCTGAGCCGCACGCAAAGGTCGACCGCCCTCCGAGGACCCTCAGCGACATGTTTGTCGAGCTCGACATCCCCGGCGCGGTCACGGGCATCGTGGCGCTCATCCTCTTCAACTTTGCTTGGAACCAGGCGCCCATCGACGGCTGGAAGACGCCCACGGTCCTCGTCCCGCTCATCCTCGGCCTCGTCCTTTTCGGCGTCTTCACCGCCATCGAGTTCAAGTACGCTGAGAAGCCTCTTCTGCCCTTTGACGCCGTCAACGCCGACGTCGCTTTCGTCCTCGCGGCCGTCGTCTGCGGCTGGGCGACCTTCGGCATCTGGACGCTCTACCTCGTCCAGATCCTCCAGGAGATCCGCACGCTCTCGCCGCTGCTCACGTGCGCGTGGTTCTCGCCCGTCGTGGTCACGGGCGGTCTCGCGGCCGTCATCACGGGCAAGCTCCTCGGCCCGCTCAAGGTGCGCCCGCCCGTCGTCATGACGATGGCGCTCATCGCCTTCACCGTCGGCGTCATCCTCACGGCCACGGCGCCCGAGAACCAGATCTACTGGGCGCAGATCTTCGTCTCCATGATCATCATGCCCTTTGGCATGGACATGAGCTTCCCCGCCGCGACGCTGATCCTGTCGAATGCCGTCAAGAAGGAGCACCAGGGCATCGGGGCGAGTCTGGTCAACACGGTGGTCAACTACGGCATCGCGCTCGGCGTCGGGTTCGCGGGCACGGTGGAGGTGCACGTCAGCAAGGGCGCGGGGACCAAGGAGGAGCAGTTCAGGGGGTTCCGGGGCGCGTTGTACATGGGTGTCGGGCTCGCTGGGCTTGGATTGTGTGTTGCGTTGACGTTTTTGGCGAGAGAGTGGCGGCATCGCAAGGGCGGCTCAGGGAACGAGGAGAAAGCTGCCGAGGCGCAAACGGGAAACTCATGATAAGACGTGTATAGAATAGATGAGGTAGCTGCTCGGCGCAGTGATAGACTAGATGTTGGTAGACAACAAGATTTGTTCACAATTAGGGTCCTACCAACTCGACCGTGCCATGTGAAGCTGTCAGCACATCGGGGTATCCAAGTATGTCTCGTGCGAAACACCAAATCGCAGCAATGTATGATACGATGGACCATAAGTCATCGATTTCACATGAGCACAAAAGATGGATTGAGTCATGAGTGAATCCCAGGGGTTCGTGAATATCAGAGAGAAAGAATGCATCCTATTTTTTGGTATCCAGTTGATGCTCGCTGCCAACCAAACAAGATGCTCTTATCCAAAACGCCATGCTGTTGAAGTCTAGCAAACCCTCACACCTCCGCCGCCTTCTTCCCTACCCATAACACCCTTTCTTCCCCTCGAGGCGTGCCTCCATGAGAGAGGTAGAGCCTCATTTCCCAGTCCGGCTCCGAAGCGTCTTCAACCCCGTCTTATGCTCCGTATGCTTCTTACTCAACTGCACCTGTCTCACAAACAAACTCAGAACGAGCCCGAGCCCGGCAAACGCAACATAGACGATATACATCGTCCTCAGAGAACTCAGATACGCCCCGCGCGCAATCTGCCCCTGCTCCCCCTGCAAATCCGCCACCACGCCCACGCTGGACGCGGCGCTCGAACCAGAGAGCATATTCGCTAGCTCAGGGCCGAGCTCCTCCCTCAGCCGCGGGTACTGCCTCTGCATCTCATTATTAAACACCACACCACCAATAACCACAGAAATCGACGTGCCCATCTGTCTGATGAACCCAAACGCCGACGTCGCGGCCGCGATGTCGCGCGGCTCCACCGACGTCTGCACCGCAATCAGCGGACTCTGGAAGTTGGGCCCGATACCGAGCCCCGCGACGATCTGGTACAGGATAATCTTTGTAAAGTTGCGGTCGAGCGGTAGGTCGTGGAACAACCCGAACCCGACCGTCGTGACGAGCATGCCGCCGACGATGAGGTAGACGTAGTTGCCCGTCTTGCGGATCAGCACGCCCGCGACGGCGGACATGAGGGACAGCGAGAGGACGTAGGGGAGCAGGTAGACGCCCGAGAGGAGGGAGGAGACGCCCTGCACGCCCTGGAAGTAGAGCGGCAGCCAGTAGCTGCCCGAGATGAAGGCGAAGGCGTGGCAGAAGGCCGTCGCGAAGGCGGCCATGTTGGACCAGCTGCGGAAGAGGTGCATCGGGATGACGGGGTACCGCGCGTACTTCCACTCGTTGACCGCGAAGATGCCAATCGTGACGATGCCAAACACGATCAGACAGATGACAGTAGGCGAGCTCCACGGGTACTGAACGCCGCCGAACTCGAGTCCGAACAGGAACATGAGCGTGCCGCCGATGATGGTCAGCGTGCCGACCCAGTCGATCGCCTTCAGGCCCTGCGCGACGGGCGTCCGCGGGTTGTGCAGCTTGAGGACGAAGAAGAGCACGATGAAGCCGACGCCCGAGATGGGCAGGTTGACGTAGAAGCACCACCGCCAGGTGGCCTTGCTCGTGAAGACGCCGCCGAGGACGGGGCCGATGGCGCTCGAGACGGCCCAGACCATGCCCATGACGCCGAAGTAGACGCCGCGCTGGCGCATCGAGAAGAGGTCGCTTACGCAGATGTTGACGAGGACGAtgatgccgccgccgcctatGCCCTGGATCGCGCGGGCGCCGATGAGCATGCTGTGTCATGTTAGCAACATCTATACGCCATCCTCCGGTCTGAAGCTCTCAGAGACTTACCCCATGCTCGTAGACAACCCACAAATCAACGACCCAACCCAAAACACACCAACGGCGCACAGCAGAATGGGCTTCCGGCCCCAGATATCAGAAATCTTGCCCCAGGTCGGCACGAAAGCCGCATTACTGAGAAGGTACGCCGAGCCGATCCAGATGTATCCGATATTGCTATTAAACTCCTCCGCAATGGTCGGCACGGCGGTCGTGATAATCGTAACGTCCAGCGCCGCCAGGAACAGCGCCGCGCACAGCGAGAGCACGATGAGCGTTGTCTCGAGCTTCGTGCGGCCGGCCTCGGGCGTGTCTTCGGCGCCGGCCGCCGCTGCCGGTGGTGGCCCTTGCGCCGCTGCCGTGGCTTGTGTTTCGGGCGCGGCCTCTTTGGTGTCGCTGGGGGCCGTCACATGGCCTGTTGTCGCCGTTGGGGCAGTGGCGTCGTGGGAGAGTTCTTGTTCTTCCGCCTTGATGTTTGTCGCGTTGGGGTTGCTGCGGATGGTTACCGAGTCGCTGCTGGTGGTCGTGGGCGATCCATCTTCGGTTTGGGAGCCGGCGGCGCGCTCAATGTCGCCGACCTTTTCGTCGTCGTGGACCTCGTGGAAGTCTTTTGCTGTCATCTGTGCTTTGCTGTGCTGGACGATGGTCCTGGGCGGTATAGGAATGTCGTGTGAAGATTGTGTGCTTGTCTCAAGAGCTCAGTCTGTTTTCGGGATGGTGAGCGAGAGACTGATGATTCATAGGAGGAAGTGGTGAGTCTAAAGGTAGCTAGCTGAGGAGGACCTTTCAACGTGAGAATTGAAATGAGATCACCAGCTTCGcgcaaagagagagagacacgGTGAGGCGATGAGAGATACAACGTGCCGAGACTGGGTAATGCTCAGTGAGTGACAATGTTCAGCTACAACTAGTGAGAAGAAACCCGTAGCAGCAGTCGCTCCGTCATGATTGTCAAGAGGAAGAGTCAAAGGTCACCGAAACGAAACGAAAGAAAAGTGACGAGCCAAAGGCGCAACAAATTTCCATTACGAATCCAAAGTCGATGACAAGCACCTCCACATGCGCTCCAACCTGTACCCTCCCCTGGTCCCATGGCGAGGGAAAAGTGGACGTAAAGGGACTGGTCTCGAAGCAGCTAAGAGCAAGGGGTGTGAGATCTAAAGCATCCAAGACTGGGGTAAGTGAAAATCGTGTGTAATAGTGTACCCTACCTACTAAGGTAGTATGGGGGTGGAAAGACGCGAGAGCGACGAGAGCCGAGAGACACAAATGTCGACTGTTGCCGCGTTGCCGAATCGGCAAAAGTTGATTGACTCAATGACTACACTAAAAGCATGGATACGGATAGGTAGAGAACTCTTGCTGGGGCTAATGCGACATCGGATTTAACCAGCACAAGCTCGGCGCGAGAGCCGGTGAGAGTGTTTAGTTGACACTTCATgtctagtactttttatcCGAAGTCTCTATCCGTATAGACTCATAAGGTCTTCTCGGAGCACTTCGTCCTGCCGATTGGTTTATGTTAATGTTGAGTCCCCAAACGAGTTGGTGTTCTTATTATCCACCACCCAAAGCCGAAGCCGAACTACCTGACTAGGAAGCTAAAGACTGCTAAGCTGCTCATTGAATCCATCTACACTATTGACTTATCCCACCTGAACCGTGCCGTCATCCGTGAGACTGCTAGACTCAGCTGATGGCTTGGTAATCAGCCTTCAACTTCAACATTAACTCATATGTTACCGTATTACAGTTGTCATCCTTGATACATCTGCAACAGCGACAATTACGATCCTGCGACCCTGCGACTTGGACGCCGAGATCGCAGACAGTAACACCTTTGCGACGGGAATGAGGGACTGAGCCAGAAGTTTGAACAAGTGCCAGGGTCCTTGCCCCCACCTCGGCTGTTCCCCCCGCAATGGAAGGCTTATCCTTGGTTGTCGGAATGCTTGTCATCATCACTGGGTGTCTGCGATCGGGTTCGTCTTTGTGCATAGTGGTCTTGTCTATTGGCTGCTTCTCTGTTATTACCTAGTTAGACTATAGCCCATCTCTCTCATGGCAATATACTGGCTGGTTTATAGGGATGACTGTGTATATTACAGATCACCTTGAGAATGATACTAGAATATCTACCAGCCAAGCTACGAAATAAATGCCCAGCTTCTACAGCGGCACAGCCCGTTTTCTTGGAGCAGTTAGATAGAGCGTCAATTCCAGCCACGGGTGCTTAATATACACGAGGTACTAAACAGGTTACATTTTGTAATGCATCACACATAGGTGTTATACAAAGCACTACTTCAACCAGTAGAGGTGATACAAACATGAGTGACTGACAGACCTCGGAGTGGAGTTCCAAGCCTCCCTTGAATAGCTCACTCTCATCTCAAGTGGGAACTCACTCAAAAAAGCTTCACCACTCAGAAACCACCAACCTAATTTCAGCCTCAACCACCAACCACCAAACTCACAAACAATGCTTCTTTCAACGTCGTGATCACATACCCCTACCATCCACCTCCCTCTCCAGCATCTCACACTCATGAGGCTCTTCTTCCGCCCAACCCAAATCTCAGCCTCATTGCGCCTCACAAACCACCCCTTTAATAATCCCTCCTCATCAAGACTCATCACCACAATGTCCTCCTCCCAAGCACAATCATCACGGACTTACACCGACGCAATCAACCTCCTAAACACCCTCATCCCAAACCTCAAAGTCCACGCCCTCTTCAACAAACCAAAAGATGCCGCTCCCGCCTCCGCAGCACCAGCAACACCAACACCAGACCCAAACCTCCTCGCCATCCCCGAAATGCGCGCCTGGCTCCTCCGCGCAAACCTCACCCCCGAACGCCTCGCCTCCCTCTCCTTCATCCACATAGCAGGCACAAAAGGAAAAGGCTCCGTAACAGCCCTCACGACCTCGGCCCTCCTCAACCActcatcctcatcctcctcgCCCCCTTCCACGACTTCGATAGGCCCCATAGGAACCTACACCTCCCCCCACCTCCTCACCCCCCGCGAGCGCATCGCAATCTCAAACACCCCCATCTCCCAAACCCTCTTCGCAACATCCTTCTTCGAACTCTGGGACGCCCTCTCCTCCTGCACCTCCCCCTCCGCCCCCGGCAGCAGCGCCAGCACCGCCGGGCCCGACCTCGGCATCGAACCGGGCTCCAAACCCTTCTACTTCCGCTTCCTCACCCTCCTCGCCCTGCACGTCTTCCTCAAACTCCGCGTCCGCACCGTGGTGTTGGAATGCGGCATCGGCGGCGAGTACGACGCCACGAACGCCATCCCACCCGAGGCGGTGACGACTTCGGTCATCACGCAGCTGGGCATCGATCATGTTGCGATGTTGGGGTCCACACCCTCGCAGATCGCGTGGCATAAAGCGGGTGTGATGAAACCCGGCGTCGCGACCTTCACGCGCAGGTTATCCGATGAGGCACACCCGGGCGTGATGACCGCCCTCCGCTCCCGCGCGCGCGAAGTAGGCGCGGAGCTAATCGAGgtcgacgacgaggacgtCACTGCGTGGAGCGGCGTCAAGGACGCAAAGTTACCAGGCGGGGACTTTCAAAAGAGGAACCAGGCTCTCGCTGCGCTGGCTGCGAGGCGGCACATCCAGGTCCTTCAAGCCCGAGAAGCGGGGTCAAGCACGGTAGGAAAGGCGAATCGTTCGCTGGCGGATGTCCCCGGAGTCATCATCGCCGGTCTGCGCGAGGCGACGCTCCGCGGCCGGCACGAAGTCCTCAGACAGGGCGGTGTATCGTGGTACCTCGACGGCGCGCACAACGCGGATAGTCTGGCCGAAGTAGCGCGCTGGATATCACCCATCGTCACCGCCACGACCTCCTCAGACACCGCTCACGACGACGGAGAAAGTTTCGTCCTCGTCTTCAACCAGCAAGAGCGCGACGCCTCCGCCCTCCTGACAGAGTTCCTCCGCCAGATGAAGACCCTGGGTGTCGACCTCGAGACGCGGCTGGCTGCGGCCGTCTTCACGAGGAACGACAAGGCTAACATCGCCGGCGAGGGCGGGGAGGTAGATCTCAGTGTTCAGCAGGCGTGTGCTGCGGCGTTCAGGGAACTGTATCCTGCTACAAAGGTCGTGGTGTGCAGGGACCTGACGGAGATGAAGAGCGCCGTCGATGGCGTCGCGGAGCCATCGTCGGGGACAAACGTGCTGGTTACGGGGAGCATGTATCTCGTTGGAAACGTCATCGGCTTCTTGGAGCCGGAAAATCTATTGTAATCCACCCAGAATAGAAGACTGAAGAATATAGAAGATATAAATCTAGAGTTGAATCCGTGAGGACATGTCTGTTCGTGCCCCTATGTAAAGCCGTTGTTAAACCCCATTGTATCCCATAAGACCCCAACCTCTTGGAGTCAAACGCAAAAGCAATATGAATACTCCACACCCTGGAAACATCTACAAAGCATCCGCGCCCTCCAGGATGCCCAGCGCGCCACCAACAAGATGCAAACTCCCCGTGACAAGAGCCTGTACACTCTCGCCCTCCGGCAGGCCCTCGCCGACGCTCCGGACGTGGTTCAAGGCCTCTTCGATAGTCGGTATCACGCGCACGTCGGCGTGGGGATCCAGCTTGGACCAGCGCTCCGCGAACTGCCTCTGCACCGTCATGGCCTCGATGGCTTTGGCGTCGTACTGGTGGTTGACGAAGTCTTTCCATCGTCAAGTCAGCATCTTCTTCTCTCGTCCAAACATTCCGACCATCCCAACGACACTTGAGAAGGAAAAGGGGGCTCACCTCGCTTATACCCAGTCCGGGCATACGTAACGTTCGTACAAAACACCACGCTCTCAAACGCCCTCCCATCCACCCTCTTGATAGCCTCGTACATGCCATCCAAAAAGTCAATCGCCTCCGTCCGACCCTGCTGGTTAAACACCAGCGCCCTCGGCCCCTTCTTCCCCCTGCGCGCACTCTCGTCCACATACCACCGCGCCGCCATCCTCAGACTATCCGTCGTATGCGCCCCGTCAACGTACCACGCAACGGCGCCCTCCTCCTTCACCTCACACCGCCCCCTCCAAACAACCCCCTCCAACCCCTCCACAAACGGCGCCGACAACCTCCCCGGGTCCCTCCTGAACTCGGGATCGACCCTCTCCAGCGCAGTCTCCGCGAGCCGCACCGCCAAACTCGCATTCCTCTTCTGGAAAACCGCATCAGGACGGATCTTGACGCCCCCAAGCCGCGGATCAACGCCAACAACCTCCATCTCGACCCCCTTCTCCCTCGCCCGCTCCTCCAACACCCCCGCCGCCCCAGCAACCTGCTCAACAGTGAACCCCTTACTCCCAGCCTTCATAATCCCGCCCTTGTGCCACGCAATCTTCTCCACCGTATCCCCCAGCGCGAAAACGTGATCGATCCCCAACGTCGTAATCCCCGTCGCGACAGGCCGTCCCACAAGATTCGTAGCATCATACTCCCCTCCGATCCCCGTCTCCAAAATAGCAACATCGCACCCCTCGCTCAGGAAAGCATGGAAACTAACCAGCGTCAGATACCGCGAATATATCGGCCTCGTCCCCACCGCAACAACCTCTCCCAGCACCTCATTCTCCTCCCCCAACCGATCCCACACCTCGAAGAAATACCGCGCAAACAGCGCCTCGGATATCGGCACGCCGTTGATCCGTATCCGCTCCCTCACCGCGATCAAATGCGGCGAGATCAACAACCCGACCTTGCGCGGTATCGACCTCGGCGAAGCGGCGCGGTGCCGCGCGAGGATGGAGTCGGTGAAGGCGCAGGTGCTTCCCTTCCCCTTTGTCCCCGCGACGTGGATCACGTTGAGGCCGTCGAGGTCGGAGACGGAGTAGCCCACGCGCGCGAGGTACGCTCGCATTTCGGCGACGGAGGCTTCGTCGGGGCGGATGCCCGCCTTGCGGCGGGCTTCGATTACGGCGAAGGGGGTTTGGAGGGTGTTGAGCGCGTCGACGGCGTCCTGGGGGTAAACTGAGTTAGTAAAGTTTGGTTCTGCGGTGTGCTTTTGTCCTCTCCTCTCCTCGTCTTGTGGTCCTCAACTGCGTGGCTCTGTGAAGTCAAGCTTGAAGCGGCAGAGATGTCGCGATCTCCGACCTCGGAGACAACGCTCTGAAGCTTCACAGCGGGAAGGGGGACATCTTGGGGGAAGACTTACATTGTACGTCCTCCCGGCGGTAGCCATCATTCGTCGTCCCAAGAATGTGGAAAGTAGGAAACTTCTGCTGCTGGCGCTGCGCGTGAGGCGTATTACGTGGCGGGATGCATGATGCATCAAGGACGTTGGGAATGCTCCCTCTCTTTTTGGGGGGGAGGTCCTTTACAGCGGGGCTCGAGATGGAGGGGTTACCAGAGCTCTCCCTTGAACTCTGGTTAAGGTACTTTGGAAAGGTAGAATTTCGGGGTGTGGTAAGCTGCTGCGTCTGCTACCGGGTTTCGGTGGGGGGTTCATTCTGATTATATGCGGCTTCCACTGGGGGTGGGCGCTTCGGGACTCGAGCCGGGAGAGCGTGGTCCGGGGGCCCTGCGCTCGGCGCTCGTCCCGTTTCCTTAAAAGTCTGCGCCGAACAAGGTAGTCCGGACGGCTCTCGTGGCACCGGCTTGTGACAGCGCGTCGGAGAGCCTCTAAAAACTCAATGCGTGTTTTTATACCATTTACTTTAGGTACTAGTTAACCATGTGTCTTTACAATAAGCTTCCTTTCAGGTTGGGTAATGGCCCGAATGAATCAACTAAGCAAATGCCAAACCGCGCTCTGGGTCTGTAGCATACAGAGGCAGTACGGACATCACAAGTAGAAAGACTTGATAAAATACACTGCCTTCATTCAAGTCTATGGGCTATGTCTTACACAGACCAGAGGTCTAGGCTATCTtgctcactctcactcttctAAATAGTCTCCCCGTGGGAGCCCCCCTTCATACTAGaacaaaagaaaaagaatatttCCCGTCCATTATTCTACCTTGAGACTCTGCAGGCGCGCTTCTGTCGCAATGACCTAGAATTAAACACATTAGTTATCGGACATTCCTCACATGCATTTCACGAGGGTATACTCACATCAAGAGCCTGCTGGACCTCAAGAACCTTCCTCACCTCACCGAGCCAGTCTCTGCTCAGCGTCTTCGCCCAGCCCTGCAGACCGTTCATCTCACGGGCCGCAGCATCCAGGTTACCCTCCTCCAACAGCGTCTGCGTGCGGGTGAGGATGCTCTCAACGTCATCGCCGCCGACCAGGCCCTGCTTCTTGAACATGACCTTGCTGAGGAGGTAGCTCGACGCGTGGCTGGCGACGCCGGCCTCCTCGGGCAGGAGGGACGCCTTGCGCACCTCGTTGGCGACTATCCTGAAGCGGTCGATAAGCTGTGCCGCGTTGGAGAGTCCGCGCTGGTAGGCCGACGGGTTGATCGAGGCAATGGCCGCGTTGACGACAGGGTCTTCGGCCGCAATCTCCTTGAGCGCAACGAGTTCGCGCGTAAACGGCTTGGGCGTCGTCGCGTTCTCCAGGCTGGCGCGGACGGCGTCCACAGCGACGTGGAGCTGCTGAGTGCGCAGGTTGGTGTCGACAACCTCGTTCCAGCCCGTCGTCAGCTTCTCGAGGTCCTGGACAGCCGCCGACAGGTTGTTGAGCTTGCCGAGGCGGCCCTCGCGCTCGGCCTCGACGTGGCCCTGTACCTCGGCAACGAACTCCTTCTTCAGGGCGAGCGCCTGCTCCAGAAGCTGGTTGTTGAGACGCTCCTCGTTAAGCTGCTTCTCGCGCTCCAGCAGAAGCTTGACGCGCTCGTTGTAGGCATCCTTGACCTTCTTCATCTCGTCCTCGAAATCCTTTCTCCACTGGGTCTCCTGGGCGACCATGGCGGACTCGACGCGGGCAATCAGGTCGTTGGCGGCCTTGTCAAAGTCGGCGACCTTTGCCTCAACCTCGGAAGCAGCCTTCTCCTCGACCGAAGACTTGATGGCCTTGATCTTGCCTCCGACCTTGCTCAACTCGCCCTTGGCCTTGGCAATGGTCGGAGAGTAGCGGCCGTGGGCCTTGTCAGCGTTGATAACGGTGATGATGTCGTTGAGCATGCGAACGAGGTCCTGGACGACGGGCTCGGTGGCATCCTCAATCTTCAGCGCGTCGATCGGGGCAATGGGAGGGAATCGCGAAGGCTCGTTGACCTCGGGGGCCTTGAATCCGTTCGAGTCCTCCTTGGGCGcagaagcagcagcaggcTTGGTCTCCTTGGCGGGCTCAGGCGCGGCCTTGGGAGCCTCCGGCGCAGGCTTGGGCTTCTCGGCCGGCTTGCTCACCTCCTCCTTGACAGCGACGACCTTGGCAGCAGCCTTGTCAACAGCGCTCGACTGACGACCAGCGGGCTCGCCGTTATCGGCTACTCTCCATGACGCGCCGCTCTGGGCGGGGATCTTGACCTGGCTTCCGGTATCTCTTCCCTTGATCTTGTTCGAGAGGTTGGGGAATCGCTTGCGGAAGTCTGCTTCCTCAAAGTAGAGAACGGCCTGCTCGCCAAAGGGAATATATTCGGTGAAGAAGTCGTGGAAGTTATCGTTGACGCGCGAGTACCAGACACCGCCTCCGAAGCCGACGGCGCCGAGGATGGCGAGGGTCAAGACGAGGTTTCTCAATCGGCGGAAGAAACCCTTCTTCTTGGGCGCGGCAGCGGCGGGCGACTCgggcggaggaggagcagcggcagcggcagcggcagcctcGAGGTTGGGAACGACGACCGCGGGATCGGGAGTCGGGGGCGTAAGAGGAACCTCTTGCTTGGGGATGGTCGGCTCGACGGCGGAAATTTCGGGGACGGCGCTCTTCTCTGAGGTGATGGTCTCTGATGCCGGCAGGACGGCGGGTTTGGAAGGGTCGACAGCGGGCTTCTTGTCGTCTGCGAAATGCCTCCTCTGGCGGGCGGCAGCGGCCTGCCATTGGCGGCCAACGACGGCCGCCGCAGGCCTGTGGCCGAGCACCCTCACGGATCGAATCGACGTTCGCAACATGAGGGGATGCAATGGGCCGACAGGGCGTAATTGGGGGTGAATGATGTCGAGGGGGAGTTGCAGTGGGAGGTGTTCCGTACCTTTTGGTGACGGGAATCCAGGCACAAAAAAGCTCAGGGAAAAGTTCGGCTAAAACTGGGTGAGCTTCCAGCCGCGCCGTGCTGGTCCGCTGCGAGCGCCGAGCGGCAGGAACCGGGATCTCAGCCAGGACCACCTGCCTGCCTATACCTTACTACGTACTTGTTTGTaccttactacgtaaagTACCTCAGAAAGAGCTCACGTCACCTGTCAATTATTGACACGCGGCTTTCACCCTCTCCCGTCTTCATCAAATTGATAAATTGATATACATCATGT
The DNA window shown above is from Colletotrichum lupini chromosome 7, complete sequence and carries:
- a CDS encoding mitofilin, with the translated sequence MGISDHPHVHTTQQHRHAPPRPPRTVDPKAVTLFQAPIYHQLPSRCFPPYIPPPPTFTQYSHSRPSRRATTNLLIHDGCCRDPRSLSRSTSHRPHFLHYDLHHPFRTPANESNSLSLRVLGPSNADFPAIARFFPKTSSSHYAKMAARGPGAPGARGMNTRFAQFKLVLLGESAVGKSSIVLRFVKVINLVPLQDQFDSYRESTIGAAFLTQTISLDENTTVKFEIWDTAGQERYKSLAPMYYRNANCAVVVYDITQSASLDKAKAWVKELQRQANENIIIALAGNKLDLVTEQPDKRAVSTADAEAYAREAGLLFFETSAKTAENVKDLFTAIAKKLPLDQAGPRHARPGQRQGVSLQPETPGSNRLTFQHHQSSHIERAQGIRRKIGITSEARQAPLGRLREGTHQFRHRTNTSTYTTAFGLNGFGLKKSVVANPYTKEWGQSWDKTVYGNGFTLLGEASCSIFLMYSTEHLPLQLPLDIIHPQLRPVGPLHPLMLRTSIRSVRVLGHRPAAAVVGRQWQAAAARQRRHFADDKKPAVDPSKPAVLPASETITSEKSAVPEISAVEPTIPKQEVPLTPPTPDPAVVVPNLEAAAAAAAAPPPPESPAAAAPKKKGFFRRLRNLVLTLAILGAVGFGGGVWYSRVNDNFHDFFTEYIPFGEQAVLYFEEADFRKRFPNLSNKIKGRDTGSQVKIPAQSGASWRVADNGEPAGRQSSAVDKAAAKVVAVKEEVSKPAEKPKPAPEAPKAAPEPAKETKPAAASAPKEDSNGFKAPEVNEPSRFPPIAPIDALKIEDATEPVVQDLVRMLNDIITVINADKAHGRYSPTIAKAKGELSKVGGKIKAIKSSVEEKAASEVEAKVADFDKAANDLIARVESAMVAQETQWRKDFEDEMKKVKDAYNERVKLLLEREKQLNEERLNNQLLEQALALKKEFVAEVQGHVEAEREGRLGKLNNLSAAVQDLEKLTTGWNEVVDTNLRTQQLHVAVDAVRASLENATTPKPFTRELVALKEIAAEDPVVNAAIASINPSAYQRGLSNAAQLIDRFRIVANEVRKASLLPEEAGVASHASSYLLSKVMFKKQGLVGGDDVESILTRTQTLLEEGNLDAAAREMNGLQGWAKTLSRDWLGEVRKVLEVQQALDVIATEARLQSLKKSESEQDSLDLWSVPRARFGICLVDSFGPLPNLKGSLLGSPTRCHKPVPREPSGLPCSAQTFKETGRAPSAGPPDHALPARVPKRPPPVEAAYNQNEPPTETRESSGNPSISSPAVKDLPPKKRGSIPNVLDASCIPPRNTPHAQRQQQKFPTFHILGTTNDGYRREDSVVSEVGDRDISAASSLTSQSHADAVDALNTLQTPFAVIEARRKAGIRPDEASVAEMRAYLARVGYSVSDLDGLNVIHVAGTKGKGSTCAFTDSILARHRAASPRSIPRKVGLLISPHLIAVRERIRINGVPISEALFARYFFEVWDRLGEENEVLGEVVAVGTRPIYSRYLTLVSFHAFLSEGCDVAILETGIGGEYDATNLVGRPVATGITTLGIDHVFALGDTVEKIAWHKGGIMKAGSKGFTVEQVAGAAGVLEERAREKGVEMEVVGVDPRLGGVKIRPDAVFQKRNASLAVRLAETALERVDPEFRRDPGRLSAPFVEGLEGVVWRGRCEVKEEGAVAWYVDGAHTTDSLRMAARWYVDESARRGKKGPRALVFNQQGRTEAIDFLDGMYEAIKRVDGRAFESVVFCTNVTYARTGYKRDFVNHQYDAKAIEAMTVQRQFAERWSKLDPHADVRVIPTIEEALNHVRSVGEGLPEGESVQALVTGSLHLVGGALGILEGADAL